In a genomic window of Gossypium arboreum isolate Shixiya-1 chromosome 7, ASM2569848v2, whole genome shotgun sequence:
- the LOC108478986 gene encoding uncharacterized protein LOC108478986, which translates to MVESTTSEVTVLSPLGQLVRVNKLFNDVPLEVQVVLKIVEDNEVVVIEERRNYFSNVISALRVKKLVHKGCEVYLAYIGIFYSEVSFVKDIRTVKDFPDVFPDELPGLPPKLSSSLILREKQLYTKFRIRVDPGKVEAVLGCKPPKTPEPGKEFTVYSNASQVSLGCVLMQDGMVVAYASHQLKTPEMNYPTHDLELAAVAYTLKI; encoded by the exons ATGGTTGAAAGTACcacgagtgaggttactgtgttgagtccacTAGGGCAGTTAGTGAGAGTAAATAAATTGTTCAatgatgtacctttggaggttcaa GTGGTACTAAAAATTGTGGAGGATAATGAGGTAGTGGTAATTGAGGAGCGTcgaaattatttttcaaatgtgatttctgcactaaGGGTCAAGAAGTTGGTTCATAAGGGTTGTGAGGTGTATCTAGCCTACATCGGTATTTTTTATTCCGAGGTTTCTTTTGTTAAGGATATCAGAACAGTTAAGGactttccagatgtttttcccgatgaactacctgggttacctccaaaATTGAGCTCCAGCCTG attttgagggagaaacaactaTACACCAAGTTCA ggattagggttgaCCCTGGGAAAGTTGAAGCTGTTCTAGGTTGTAAGCCGCCTAAGACA CCAGAGCCTGGGAAAGAGTTCACTGTCTACAGTAATGCATCACAGGTTagtttgggctgtgtgttgatgcaagatggtatgGTGGTGGCATATGCGTCACACCAGCTTAAAACGCCTGAGatgaattatccaacacatgacttggagttggccgcaGTGGCATATAcactgaaaatttag